Below is a genomic region from Desulforhopalus sp..
GGAGTATGGGGCGACCTCCTCCATGGCGGTTGAGTATCTGCGGGCTGCCGGTATGAAACCTTCGGTGGCTCTCGCCACCGCCCTATTTTACGGGATAAAGGTAGACACCCACGATTTTGAGCAAAAATCGGTTCTTGCCGATGGCATTTCCTTCCGCTATCTTTTTAATATTGCCAACAGAGATTTGGTTCGAAAGTTCGAACTCACCGATTTGCGGCGTTCAGAGCTTCGATACTTTGCCCTGGCATTGGCTGAACTGAAATATTCCAAAGGACGATACTTTACCCACCTGGGTAGGGTGAGAAGTCCCGACGTTCTTGTGATTGTTGCAGATTTTCTCAATCATGTTGGGGAGATAGACTGGGCATTCGTGTCAGGAATTCATGGTGAAAAGTTGGTGGTGATCTTTCGATGCGATGGGTACCGCAAAAATGCTGGAAAACTCGCGGAAAGGATATTCGGACTCATCGGATCGGCAGGTGGCCATAAGGGTGCGGCACGGGCTGAGATTCCGCTAAAAAGCCTGCAACTTGGTGAAAAGGAGTTTACTTCTGATACGCTGAAGCGTGTTATTATGCATCATATTTAATGTTATTTTGATTTTTCCCTCCTGAAGGGTTGCACATGGGGCCAATTGCCTTTACCATAAGGTAATTTCTTTGATAAGAGCGGTGAATAGTTGATTATTCCCCTCGTGGTTTTATCGAGGCCCAACGTCCTCCTTGAGGTGCAATATGCTCAAACCTACTACGCTGGCGATGATTTTGGCAGGAGGCAGGGTCGACGAGCTTAACGTCTTGACCTATTACCGTCCCAAATCGGCAGTCCCTTTCGGTGGGCTTGGCCGGGTCATTGACTTCTCTCTGAGCAATCTCATGAATTCCGGGATAGAACAGGTGGCTATTCTCAGCCAGTACCGGAGTTACTCCCTTATCAATCATATCGGCAACGGAGCTGCCTGGGATATGATAGGGCGCTATCGGCAAATTTCCATCCTTCCGCCATTTCTTGGAACCGAGGCAGCTGATTGGTATCGCGGGCCAGCCGATGCCATCTTT
It encodes:
- a CDS encoding DHH family phosphoesterase; the encoded protein is MAHKRKKKDPSQCKQPVKSTASDRLHAFWSLFVKEDDVLVLINADPDALAAALAVRRLLRYKVKSVTIAHPNEIRRLNNMAMVERLKIPLERLKDIKIENYSKRVMVDSQPDHLPCFEKIKIHAVIDHHPAGHVEGVEFVDIRPEYGATSSMAVEYLRAAGMKPSVALATALFYGIKVDTHDFEQKSVLADGISFRYLFNIANRDLVRKFELTDLRRSELRYFALALAELKYSKGRYFTHLGRVRSPDVLVIVADFLNHVGEIDWAFVSGIHGEKLVVIFRCDGYRKNAGKLAERIFGLIGSAGGHKGAARAEIPLKSLQLGEKEFTSDTLKRVIMHHI